A genomic stretch from Pristiophorus japonicus isolate sPriJap1 chromosome 6, sPriJap1.hap1, whole genome shotgun sequence includes:
- the LOC139265276 gene encoding eotaxin-like: MKQFLVVLIGLSVFTLVVLAAPTGQQKSCCLNYSKSVPNFKKIKDYKIQENDGSCRIEAVVFRLKDRWICSNPEDERVKKLVEKLSQKEQRG, encoded by the exons ATGAAGCAATTTCTTGTAGTACTGATTGGCCTCAGTGTCTTCACTTTGGTTGTGTTAGCAG CTCCTACTGGTCAACAGAAGAGCTGTTGCTTGAATTACTCAAAGTCGGTCCCTAACTTCAAAAAAATCAAGGATTATAAAATACAGGAAAATGATGGCAGCTGCAGGATTGAAGCGGTGGT ATTCAGACTGAAGGACAGGTGGATTTGCTCTAATCCAGAGGATGAACGAGTGAAGAAACTTGTGGAAAAGCTTTCCCAAAAGGAGCAGAGGGGATGA